From Salvelinus namaycush isolate Seneca chromosome 24, SaNama_1.0, whole genome shotgun sequence, one genomic window encodes:
- the LOC120019488 gene encoding sodium-dependent multivitamin transporter-like encodes MGDVVQMHFSTPDYVIFALLLVASTCIGLFYALSGGRQRTTQEFLLADRSMSCLPVSLSLLATFQSAVAILGVPSEIYTYGTQYWFLGVSYFLGLLVPAHVFIPVFYRLRLTSAYEYLELRFNKTVRIMGTVTFIFQMVIYMGVVLYAPALALNAVTGFDLWGAVLAMGLVCTLYTTLGGLKAVIWTDVFQTIVMFAGQLAVIIVGAHQAGGMGEVWRKAINGSRIASLDLNPDPTERHTFWTLGVGGVFLMLALYGVNQAQVQRYLSSRTEREAVMSCYVVFPCQQVVLCLGCLMGLVMFARYGEDSPLDKGYVKTNDQMVLYFVMDVFRDLPGLPGLFVACLFSGALSTISSAFNSLATVTMEDLIKPYCPDMTEAKATLLSKGLAFAYGLVCLAMAYTASHMGSVLQAALSIFGMVGGPLLGVFCLGMFFPCANSTGAIVGLVAGLVMSFWIGIGHFVSRMALPTTLPHIINGTAMPLPGNMTTAVMTTLITSITAKPKPTGVQALYNLSYLWYSAHNSTTVVIVGLIASLLTGPMKEKDLLPGTVYPVLGNLLFFLPERYREILCCVTPLPQKPKAINTHPYQMARKESNGVSHPKEKEKTEETEREKDEDEETATPQPSCRLAHTLQETAL; translated from the exons ATGGGGGACGTAGTCCAGATGCACTTCTCCACGCCGGACTATGTGATCTTCGCCCTGCTGCTGGTGGCGTCCACGTGCATCGGCCTGTTCTACGCCCTGTCCGGCGGGCGCCAGCGCACCACGCAGGAGTTCCTATTGGCCGACCGTTCTATGAGCTGCCTGCCCGTGTCGCTCTCGCTGCTCGCCACCTTCCAGTCGGCCGTGGCCATCCTGGGAGTGCCCTCGGAGATCTACACCTACGGAACGCAGTACTGGTTCCTGGGAGTCTCCTACTTCCTGGGTCTGCTTGTCCCCGCCCACGTCTTCATACCTGTCTTCTACAGGCTCCGCCTCACCAGCGCTTATGAG TATTTGGAGCTGCGCTTCAATAAGACGGTTCGCATCATGGGCACCGTGACCTTTATCTTTCAGATG GTGATCTATATGGGAGTGGTCCTCTATGCACCAGCACTCGCACTCAATGCAG TGACTGGATTTGACCTCTGGGGGGCAGTGCTGGCCATGGGTCTGGTGTGCACCCTGTACACAACATTA GGAGGGCTGAAGGCAGTCATCTGGACAGACGTGTTCCAGACCATTGTGATGTTTGCTGGCCAACTCGCGGTCATCATAGTGGGGGCCCACCAGGCAGGAGGCATGGGAGAGGTGTGGAGGAAAGCCATCAACGGCAGCCGCATCGCTAGTCTGGA CCTGAACCCTGACCCGACGGAGAGGCACACGTTCTGGACGCTGGGGGTGGGCGGGGTGTTCCTCATGCTGGCGCTGTACGGGGTCAACCAGGCCCAGGTCCAGAGGTACCTCAGCTCCCGCACTGAGAGGGAGGCGGTCAT GTCGTGCTACGTGGTGTTTCCCTGCCAGCAGGTGGTGTTGTGTCTGGGCTGTCTGATGGGCCTGGTGATGTTTGCTCGTTACGGTGAGGATAGCCCACTGGATAAGGGTTACGTCAAAACCAACGACCAG ATGGTGCTGTACTTTGTGATGGATGTGTTCAGGGACCTGCCTGGCCTACCAGGGCTGTTTGTCGCCTGCCTGTTCAGCGGAGCTCTCAG TACCATCTCATCAGCGTTTAACTCCCTAGCGACGGTAACCATGGAGGACCTAATCAAGCCTTACTGCCCGGACATGACTGAGGCCAAAGCCACACTGCTCTCAAAAGGCCTGG CGTTTGCCTACGGGCTGGTGTGTCTGGCCATGGCCTACACCGCGTCTCACATGGGCTCAGTGCTGCAG gcagCATTAAGTATCTTTGGGATGGTGGGTGGTCCTCTCCTTGGCGTCTTCTGTCTGGGAATGTTCTTCCCCTGCGCTAACTCCACT GGTGCGATAGTAGGGTTGGTGGCAGGCCTGGTTATGTCGTTCTGGATTGGCATTGGTCATTTCGTGTCCCGTATGGCGCTGCCCACTACTCTGCCCCACATCATCAACGGCACCGCTATGCCCCTCCCCGGCAACATGACCACTGCTGTCATGACCACCCTCATTACCTCGATCACCGCCAAACCAAA gCCTACGGGTGTGCAGGCCCTGTACAATCTATCCTATTTGTGGTACAGTGCCCACAACTCTACCACTGTGGTGATAGTGGGACTGATAGCCAGCCTGTTGACTGGTCCTATGAAGGAGAAGGACCTGCTCCCAGGGACGGTGTACCCTGTCCTGGGCAACCTGCTCTTCTTCCTGCCTGAACGCTACAGGGAGATACTCTGCTGTGTCACCCCACTGCCGCAGAAG CCCAAAGCTATCAACACGCATCCTTACCAGATGGCTCGGAAGGAGAGCAATGGAGTGTCCCATCCCAAAGAGAAGGAGAAGActgaggagacggagagagagaaggatgaggaCGAGGAGACAGCAACCCCTCAGCCTTCCTGCCGACTGGCTCACACGTTGCAGGAGACGGCCttgtag